A region of the Nitrospiraceae bacterium genome:
TTCGGCGAGCAGACCGTGCTCTGTGGTGGCATGACGGCACTCATCCAGGCCGGTTTCGAGACCCTTGTCGAGGCGGGTTATGCGCCCGAGATGGCGTATTTCGAGTGCCTGCACGAGGTCAAGCTGATCGTCGACCTGATCTACGAGGGCGGCATCGCGAACATGCGCTACTCCATCAGCACTACGGCCAAGTATGGCGATATCACGCGCGGACCGCGCGTCGTGACGGAGCAGACGAAGCA
Encoded here:
- a CDS encoding ketol-acid reductoisomerase (catalyzes the formation of (R)-2,3-dihydroxy-3-methylbutanoate from (S)-2-hydroxy-2-methyl-3-oxobutanoate in valine and isoleucine biosynthesis) translates to FGEQTVLCGGMTALIQAGFETLVEAGYAPEMAYFECLHEVKLIVDLIYEGGIANMRYSISTTAKYGDITRGPRVVTEQTKQEMKRILGEIQSGQFAKEWVLENQANRPVYNALLKKGEGHPIEEVGGRLRGMMPWLKKDQLVDKNKN